The genomic interval ACATTTTTGACGGGTTCTGACTGGAGCTTCTGCATGCCTTCGTTCTGCATGTATTAATGCATTCTAGGTCAGTGACAGGTTCGCCTGTGAGCCTATTGGTTGTGACAATGACAGCATGGATAACTATGGTTGGGCATTCCCAACTCGTGAGGACAGAGTggatacatatttttaaaatttttgaaagAGTAAAAATATGTATAGAAGAAggaaaacagtgaaatgttGAATCCTGACAAACAgggtgctgtgtgctgtgccagCTTCAGATATGGACCTGGTGTGTATCACTGACTCTCCCTCTCCTTGACCccatctgtttgtctgtctgtctgcctgcctgtctgtctgtctgtctgtctgtctgcctgtctacctgtctgtctgtctgtctgcctgcctgtctgcctgcctgtctaccTGTCTTTGTTTGTTGTGCTGCCTGGTACTACTGGGTTGGTCTTCCCACGTCTGAGCTGTGAtactgttttgtctgttttaggTTCTGTTGAGAAGACAGTGAATGTCTGATCCTGCACGGTGTGCTGTTGTCTGCCTGCTCGTATggcctgtgtgttcctgtctcctctcctgcctgtctgtctgtctgtctgtctgcctgtctgtctgtctgtctgtctgcctgtctgcctgtctgtctgcctgtctgtctgtctgcctgtctgtctgcctgcctgcctgtctgtctgtctgtctgcctgcctgcctgcctgcctgtctgcctgtctgtctcagggcTTTCTATGGAAGCGGAGTGGGAGCTCACTCAATAAGGAGTGGAAGAAGAAGTACGTCACGCTGGCCAGTAACGGGATGCTGGCCTACCACACCAGCGTCAACGTGAGTCGAGCCCTCAACCGTGAAACGAGACCGGTTTCTAAGGACAGTTCACTTTCGGAGTTATTTCTCAGTGTATTGGCCATGACAGTTTCTGTGGCGATGAAGGATATTATAGATACTGGTGACCGGCTAGCTATATGATGGCTGGACTGGGGATCGTgggctaaagcaagaaaatacacttcaaataactccaaagcagcctGTGCAGTGATGCTACATTTCCAGGGGCAGTTCATATGACCAAAATAATTGTATtgtgtttattcacaattataaaggTAAGTTTCCCTCTTTATAGCTTTtagtacaaaatataaaaagtacaaataagattaaactcaattttttgaagaataattaggtaacacacacaccctctggaGGTGTAACGTCAATTTGCTAGCTACTTTTGAGTTACTTGAAGTACATTTCCTTACTTTTGATCACAAATATCCAAATGTTTCTATACCAGCATTTGTCTGAAACTTCTGTAGCAATCTAAAATATGCTTTAtctcacacaaaaactgtctggggcaataaagaacacacactaaaattgaaaaccaaaaaaaaaaaaaaaacactaagaaGGTAGGCTATCCCTTTAAAAGGCACACACTGTCAAGTAAAGTCATCTGCATATTGACACATCAGTTTCAGTGACATAGCTTCACCTCCCCCCAGTGTTCAGTGCTGGTACTGCATATTTTATGAATCCACCCCCATGATTGATGACTTCCTGTCTGCATGCCAGGGGCACTGTTTCAGTGCCATTTTGTTATGCAAATTTAAGACTGGGGAATTAGAACACCAGCCTCTTTGGCGAGGAGGGCTGAAGGTGGCAATGCTGTGAACAGCagcctttgacctttgacctttgacccggcAGGACTACACGCAGAACGTCCACGGAAAGGAGATGGATCTGTTGCGGGTGACGGTGAAGGTGCCGGGGAAGCGCCCGCCCCGCGCCGTCATTTCCGCCGCCCCGTCGCCCGGCCTCAACGGCGTGGTCAAGGACACGCCCCCCGGGCCCGAGGGGGCCGCTACGGGTgagtgggggcgtggcctgtcgCCCCGAAATACCGAACTCAGGAGACCGTGAGCCAGCTTCCAAAAAGAGTACATCCCCACTGTTACATTCCAGGCGATTCCAGGCGATTATAAGCACATTGTCACTCATAAGGGAGTTAGATTTGGTGTGGTGCGTTGGCACTCCTGTAAAACCAGATACCTTGATAGTGAGGAGATAAGGGCAACAGGCGCAGATGCGATGGATGACGTCATTCGGTTGTGCTAGCTTAGCATTTTACAATGAGTTGGGTCCTTACTCCAATAAAATGAGATATTGTATGTTGCGGTCTTCTGTTGTGGAAAATGTTTCAGCGCTGAAAAGGGAACATCATTtcaaaactgctttttttaGCTGGATACATATTAGCTGTCACACCTCATGATTCACATTACATCGAGgcagatgtttttttcatgcataaagaaaaaaagatttctaaTTTTCATTGTTATCATGGTTTAAGTAGCACCCTTAATTAAGTTCCCAGTTgacctccatttttttttccagctggtAACAGGCTGAGCACTCCTTTGTAGCAAAACTATCCGCAATCCGTAGCGCGGCCATTCACAACGAATGGAAGATTTGCTAACTGTTGCTGCCGCTAATTTCTCCGAGCGTTGTGGCTAATGCTAGCACCGCTAGCGCCAGACCAGTCTCTGCTCAGATCGTCTCTGGTGAAACTGACTCGTCCTCTCTGGCCCGTTCCTCAGTTCCTGTTTCTTCTCCCACTGCCCTCCTGACGGTGGACGAGGGGGGCGGGTCCGGCCCGTCCCCGCGGGCGGACAAGGTGCTGAAGCGCTGTCCCTCCACGCTGTCCAATAAGGCTGTGAGCATGGGTACGTCAGCCGCTTAAACGGTGCTTTATCGGTTACCGATTGGCTGATCGGTTGAATTACTTACAACTTTATCGGTCATGTGTGAAGGGCTTGTGAGATTTTTTCCTCTTGGTTCCCAGGCTGTTGCCATGGTCGGAAAGTTCACTGCAGTTCCTTTTCAGGACTGTGACAAAGCGTTGCCTTACAGGATGATTTAAAAGCATGAGATAGGGgggtgttattttttaaaaatacgaaGGGGGAAACTGCATGTTTTTCACAGAAGGGAACTCTACTCTGCTTCTTACAAAACGGCCTCCCTTCTTCCACCCATATGCCTCATGTGAATTACAATCATCAGTAGGTGGCATCTGGCCTTAATGACTCACAGATTCTGAGAGGTAATTTAAGGTTGACTGAAATTGTAACTGTTAAAGAGAAGACTTGTTCCCTAATGTCATTTGAGTCATTTCAATCATTAATCAAACTTACGGTGAAGAGGCCTTAATCTTCACAAGGTCCAGTAAGGCTTTTACTGGGCAACGCATTTGACGCTGAACTGATGAAACGATTGGTTCCACGACCTCACGACCACGTCTGTCCGTCAGACACCGCTGCCGAGGCGACGGCCAGCCCTGCCGCCAGAGAccgcgccccctcctccccggcaGCCGAGAGGAAGAAGCACAGGAGGAAGAAGAGCATGAGTCAGAAAGGAGATTCCGCACTTGGGCAGGCAGAGGGTGAGTGTCTAATGCCAATTAGAGACATGGGAGCAGGCTGCCAATCGGAGCTGAGATGGGTCAGTCGAGAGGCGGAGCAAAATAGGGAAGCCCGACAGTGCGTATAGAACGTCCAGCAGTAGGAGAAATAGTGTTGAGAATATTTAGTGAGGAAAAGAAAGtggaaaacaagaaataatttttaacacGACTAAGAGAATAGTTTTTGTTTAAACTGCGGGGTAGATCGTGTGAATGTTAACGATTCCGCATGAGGGTGGTTCATCCTGTTATGTCACTGTTCCTGTGCCTGAACGGGCCCCGCGGTCCGGTCTGATACTGAATCTGGCCCGTGGCTGTGAGTCGCTGGGAAACACACAGTTGGCGATAGTGGTTCCCATCGTGCGCTTTTTGAGGAGAGGGGGCTTGAACTTTTCTGCAGGCTCCCAAATCCATAGCAGAGGTGGGGGCAATGATTGCTCTGAAATGCGACGGAGCCgctttgtagaaaaaaaaaatcataaaaaaagtgtgaattatGATAAAGGTGTCCCATGAGAGTGTTAGACACAGATACAAAAGAAAAGGATGAAGGGATTAACTCATATTGAAGGAGCCCTTAGCATGTTTTAATGatgcttctttttcttcttccgcTTGTTCCTCAAGGGTACCGAAGGAACAGCTGTGCTTTATTCTGcctgatatttattttcctctccctctctctgtgattACCTCTTCGTCCGTCTctcgcttcctctctctgtccttccgCCTGCCTGGGACTATGGCTAACCTCGTGCTCCGCAGCCAAGCGCAAAATGTGGAAATTGAAAAACTTTGGTAGTTTGAGAAACATTTACAAGACAGGTAATAGGACCAGGGAGGGTGGAGCATGCGGCTGTCCCGTTGTttattgtctgtctgtctgtctgtctgtctgtctgtctgatagtcagtctgtatgtctgcctgcctgcctgcctgtctgtcttttgTGAGACAGCGTATCTAACCATGCGTCTATCTGTCTGACAGCCTGTCTGAGATCCCTTTGACATTCTCTGATACCTAACTGCTGCATTATTGGACacagattttgtgtgtgtgtgtgcgcatgcatgcgtgcgtgcatgcgagtgagtgagagagcatgtgcgtgtgtgtgtgtgtataagtgtgtgcgtttgagatGCATGTGACACAATGGCAGGTTTTCCATCAGGGGGGTAACCCTGTGTTTCTGATCAGAAGCCGAAACAGAAGGTTCTCCTGTGTAAAACTCACTGTGCCTCTCTGCAGAGGAGGAGAACGCAGACTTCATTATGGTGTCCAGCTCGGGCCAGATGTGGCACTTTGAGGCACAGAGCATGGAGGACCGGGATGCCTGGGTCCAGGCCATCGAGAGCCAGATCCTGGCCAGCCTGCAGTCCTGTGAGAGCAGCAGAAACAAGGCGAGTCCCAGGCTTCAGTGCGGCCTACTGCAGGAGAACCTGGAAGCAAGAATCTCCCTATACGTACAACACCACTGTTTCAGTCCgagctaatgtgtgtgtgtgtgtgtgtgtgtgtgtgtgtgtgtgtgtgtttccaggcGCGGAGGAACAGCCAGAGTGAAGCGGTAGCGGTACAGGCAATCCGTAATGCCAGGGGCAACGGCCAGTGTGTGGACTGCGGAGCACCCAGTgagtttctctctgtccctcttcagtaactctgtgtgtgtgtgtgcgtgtgaacatgcgtgtgcgcgtgcatgcgtgtgtttgtctgtgtgtgtgtgcgtgcgtgcgtgtttgtttgtgtgcgtgtgtgtgcgtgcgtgcgtttgtctgtgtgtgtgtgcgtgcgtgcgtgtttgtttgtgtgcgtgtgtgtgcatgcgtgcgtttgtctctgtgtgtgtgtgtgtgtgtgtgtgtgcgtgcgtgcgtgtttgtttgtgtgtgtgcgtgtgtgtgtgtgtctgtgtgtcatggTAAAACTTTTGGAGACCTTCCTGGGTTGTAGCCTCCCACTCAGTCCCAGGGCGTGCtgcctccccccttccccctcagaCCCGACGTGGGCCAGCCTGAACCTGGGGGCGCTGATCTGCATCGAGTGCTCGGGGATCCACCGGAACCTGGGCACCCACCTGTCGCGCGTGCGCTCGCTGGACCTGGACGACTGGCCGCGCGAGCTCACCCTGGTCCTCAGCGCCATCGGCAACCACACCGCCAACAACGTGTGGGAGAGCCGCACCCTGGGCCACCAGAAGCCCCGGCCCGACGCCTCGCGGTGAGGGCCGGctcgagggggtggggggcggggggtagggggtggggaggtgccAGTGGACATAGCATTACAATAGGGAGGATAAAAAAAGTGGGTCCTGGGACCTACTCTCTGTATATGATTGCTGGAAGTGTTATTACATTTACTAAATGTTATTTTAGCCCGCGATATAGTAATAACACATTGATCACATTGAAACACATGTCCGATGTTTCAATTGAAAAGATTGATGCCAATTTTCAGAAATGACATTTCTTTGCAATAACAAGTATTGTATGagaaataatgctttttatGAAGTAGCACAGCCCAGTTTGAACTTCTAATTTCCCTTTACTGCTTTGCCTGAGTAACAAGTTACTTTTCTGCACCCACTTGGACAATTtcaggagtgcagtctcagggAAGCTTGAGAATACCGTTGTTGAAGGTTTTTTTGCACTTATTGCACTtcgctttgggtaaaagcgtctgccaaataaatgtaatataataaagtCTGGCAGATAAGTGCGGAGTGTTGGTGCTCCTGTCTCGCAGAGAGGAGCGGGAGTCCTGGATCCGGGCCAAGTACGAGCAGAAGCTGTTTGTGGCGCCGTTGCCGGCGGCGATGGGGAGCGCGGCCACCCGGCTGCTCTCGGCGGTGACCCAGAGGGACCtgcccgccctcctcctcctgctggccCACAGCACCAAGGAGGAGATCAACGCCCCCACCACGCCCGCCACGCCCACCACGCCCACCACGCCCACCGCCACCAGCCCCCGCCACGTCCGCACCGCCCTGCACGCCGCCTGCCAGCTCGGCGACGTGGTCATGACCCAGCTGCTGGTCTGGGTGAGCCGCCCTTTCGACCTGACCCGACCGCAACCCGACAGAATTCTTGGGCCTTTGTCACTGGCCGTTACACTCAGTTACGCTCAACCGAATTTCACTTATAAAACCCAAAGAACAGAGACAGCACATCATTTATCTCAGCTGACAGTATTACGGTTGTGTTACGGTATTATATGGCAACACTGCATCACATTTCGACATTTAGCTCTTGTCCTGAGTGACTCCTAAAATGCATAATACAGGTTTAAATGTGACACAGAGTTTCcgtgttttctgttggacctgtagaaaacattacctctagctatccagccggctactttgattgtaaacacaggaccacagcaaggctaaaaaaaaatcctgcacagtatgcctttaaacagctggacatttactgaagcagttgagATTTAGTACCTTGCTGAAGTGAAAACGGCAGTTTCCCAACCTGAAATTTGAAAGATTACACCGCCACCCTCTCCTTCTTCCACCGCCCCcgtctctcccttccccccccctgtcccttactcctctctcctctttttcccctgtccctcactcctctctcctccctcttcccctggGCAGTACGGGAGCGATGTGAAGGGGCGGGACTCCCTGGGCCAGAGCGCCCTCACCCTGGCGCGACAGTCGGGCAGCCAGGAGTGCGCCGACATCCTGCTCCAGCACGGCTGCCCCAACgacgccccccccgccctcctcacgCCTGGTCTGCGCCGCAAGAGCAGCACCGCCAGCCTGAGCCGCGCCAACTCCAGGAGAGGGGTGTCCTAACTCCCCCTGGGCCCGAATGGTTAGCTCAGCAGCCGTTTCTCGTGGAGAAAGGGGAGTCGGAATCGGCTGCTGTCCTGAAGGTGAATGGATCCTTGCACTTGTCTTCACAAgactcttgtgtgtgtgtctgtgcctttgCACAGATGGATttctatgttttaaaaaaaaatcatattaagACTTTTTGAATTCAAAACTGAACCAACAACAGGGAGAGCCTGCCAAAAAGACTCTCAAAACAGAAGACCAGGCACGACTATACTTACaaatgaaaagcacagaaacaatttaacaaaacaaaagcaatagATGTTTTCTCTGACTGATGTGGATTGCCATTTGGTGGCTATCTGTCgccatattggtttttttttgttttttttgtttggcaaaGCTGATGTATTGCGTTAAAGAAATTGCTGAACATTCAAAGGATTCAAAGCACAAGCAAACGACGCGTCACCAGGCAAGGCTCCGTGTTCAGGCCCCGTGGCCTTTGGGCGTCcgtgacctcacttcctgctcaCCTGCGTGGGAATCCCAGAGCACGCCTACTGGACTGCTTCTCATCCTTCCGCACATACGCTAGTCCTCTCTATTTCACGCTTGCCCCCAGACAAGATTCGCTTCAACCGTTCAACCACACCGACTCCAACCCCGTGCATGCAAGCACCAGcaagacacagagagaagtAAAGTAACACAAGGAATTATTTGGATCTGTTTTCAGAAGATTCACTTCCacagaaagaaggagaaagatCTGGAATGGGGACTGAAATCTGTATTTCAGGATAAATTCCTCGGAGCCTTGAGCGTTAGCTTTCGGTCATGCTAAACCGGTCAGCCGCCAGTGTGACTGGGACGTGTGAGTGATGTGAACAGGACGTGTGAGTGATGTGAACAGGACATGTGAGTGATGTGAACAGGATGCCCAGTTCTGGAGGCTCTCAGTGTCTTTAAACCCCCCAGCGTAGTGTACAGtcctgtgcaaaagtcttaggtatctgtaaaaaaaaaaatgctgtacagctaagatgctttcaaaaataatgaaatgaaaggttataagtATCgaagaaaataatataaagagcagtaaatagttaaaaattaaatgaaatcaatgtttggtgtgaccacccttcgcctttaaaactatatcaattctcttaggtacactgtccggaagttttataagaaaatcggctggtaggttgttccaagcattttggagaacttgccacagttcttctgcagattttggctgtttcgcttgcttctggctctccaggtaatcccagagacccttgatcaagttcttatctgaaaagtagtctgttacttaaaatattactttatttaacaaaatacaaaaatgtatctgtaaaatttcattttttggaaaattcatgtttggaaatctcaaatttgctcttttctactgacacactaatgcagaaaacaaaaaataaacatctaggactaaatatatactatatattatatttaaaaatctagggtgcctaagacttttgcacagtactgtatgtgctcTGATCCCATTACATCCTCAATTAAATCATAAATAGTGTTTTTAACAATTCCATTATGTggacttttttaaaattggtattgtaaatttaattttgtttaatggTTGTTTCAGTGTCGTATGTCTTCTTTCCTTCAGCCACTTATTTGGTATAATCTTTTCATCGCTGCAAGCTGTTTGTTCAAATCACTTCTGAAAAAGTGAACAGGAGGGGAACAAGGACAGATCATGTTACCTTTCTATATTTATTAAACGTTTCGAGCACTTCTGGGTCACAAGGAAGGATGGATGCATTATTCAAGTATTCAAACGCAGCCTTGGTTTTGTTGGGTCTAAAATGGTGGCAGATTTTAAGCTGATAACAAAAACCAGGGTTATCTGCGGTCCTCCAGAGCCTGGGTTGACCTATCGGTCTCTGCCTCCTCTGAAACCTGATTGGTTACCCCCTTTGGAACAGATGGTCAGTCTCTGCCCCGCTGAAACCTGATTGGCCACCGCTTTTGGAACAGACGATCAATGGGGGTGTGGGGATCTGACCCCAAAGGCAGACATCCCTGTCTCACAGCTCTGTATCCTCATGGAGCTCGAGTCAGTGCAATAAGCCAGTTGGTCATATGAcagaataaattttaaaaatttgaaatatgaaatccGACATTAAGAATGAGGATtgtatgctttttatttttaggttttttttttttatatattaaatttttatattaagaattgcctgtttttgtttgtttgcatataAGAGAAGGCAAAGTGAAGTTATGAGCAATGACAGACGTCCTTGTTGAAGTAAATGCGTTCCAATTTGTGTGCGTTTTTTTAACCCATAGAGGCAGGGAAAATGTAACACTCGTTTTGTAACACTGTGAACGTAGAAAGAAGACAGAAGACCAGCCGACCCTTTTTCTAGTCCGATGTCATTCCGTGCTGTAATTGCAGGCCAGCAGATAGTATCGTCAGTGTTTTCAGCCAACCGGCAAATTCTGTCATCACAGTAAACAGTATTATAGTAATTAAGTATTTCAGTAGAATGCAGTAGTAATTGCATTGGTCTAGACCAACTGTTCTCTATTAAAGGCACAGCGTTTGGTTTAacagctgttctttaaaaagagAGCGATGATGAATTGTACAGCTATATAGTTATATTGTTATTACTGCTGTTCTTGTCACGGTTGATAATGTATGTACAGCATTGTAATTGTACGTAAATAAAGTTTGTATGAATATCTTGCTCTCGTTTGCTCTGGGCTATGGGAATTTGCCTCAGTCTCgatgtttccctttttttgcgatttagttttttttttttcagtttgatgtgTTTTGTTCAACGCTGACGTTAAGAATTTTGAACGTTTTAACGATAATTATCGCTTGTGTCCTCATCCCACAGAGAGTTGCTGTTCTCTTCTCGAACGTAACATGAAGAGAGCTCAGAATTCAGAGTTGTACGTTAAGATTGGGTAGCTGATTGACGGCTGCACTGGTCTCTTGGTTTTGATCTAAATGAAGATGAAGTAGACTAAGCTCTGGAGAATAGATCTCAAGCACTGGGGTTGCCAGATAGTGACATGGTTCTACTTCCTAATATTAAAGATTAATCTTTTTCCACCTCATACTAGTGATTCTGATTCCACTGGCATTTTACTGAGATTATAGCTGCTGAACTACCACATTTCACATAAATGTGGTACATTGTGCCTGCCATTCCTTGATAGACTAGCATGAAGAAGTGCTAACAGTATGCTAAATTATGAGCCCGGATGAATTGATTGGCCTGTTCTCAAGATTGCCTTTCGTATGCCACCCCATGCACAGcatttttctgttcattaaaTCTGATTTAATCTCTGCACCGGGAGCAGAAGACGTTAGGATTGACAGTCCACTGGAGAAATGCACGATGATTTCCAGAAGAGGTATACATTTCACTCCATATTAAAGCCATGGAAATCAGAGTAAGAGCGGAGACGAGAAATGAAACTGAGGTGAACGTGTCAAACGGCTGGGCTTTTGGCCTCCAGCTGTCTGTCCACTCTATTAAAGAGGAAGGATTCTGTGGTATCTTTGGGTCTGGCCTTGTGAAgatttcctcttttttaatAGATTCTTTGTcctttcttctgctttttttttaaatcatgtcaAACTTTTATCTGCTGTAAACAGAGGCGCCGGGCAAGCGCAAGGCGGACCACGCCCTGGACTGCCCCGCCCCTGGCctcgcccccccggccccgcccctacccccgcccccaggcATGTTGTGGTATTTTACAGTGCTGCTCATTGATTTAAACTCGATGTGCAATACTCAACTCATATCAGTGGATGCAGCTGGATGTGTTTACCTTGAAACTGAAAACTGGCAGTTCACGCCTCtctcttttgtatttattttatttatctgtgtgtgtttggaggcgTTTCCTAAGGAGACCACAGCTGCCATCGCTGGACAGTGATGCCGACCCATGTAGCGGTGCAATATTCACTGAGTGTAAAATTACAGTCATGGGTGAGCAGGGCTTTGTGACTCTCAGTAAGCAGCGGAGTTAACAGGTTGAGTCAGCCAACCGAAATTCCACGCTGCCTCGTAACAAAAGCCCCGTGATTGGTTCAAACCAGCATACGTTTTGCTGATAGCACGATAGGTCTACTCATTTAGGGATTCATATTTCCTTAACACagcctacatttaaaaacatggttTTAACTCCTTTGGTTTGGTGTTgcggtgacatagctcaggaggtaagagcggttgtctggcagtcggagggttgccggttcgatccccgctctgggcatgtcgaagtgtccctgagcaagacacctaacccctaattgctctggtgaatgcgaggcatcaattgtaaagcgctttggataaaaacgctaTATGAATGCAGTCAATTTACCATTTGTTgcaataatgtcatttttatcagTAATAAGttaactgtttttattagttttttctGTAGTCTTCTGTTCGAGGCATCGTACCCAATTTGCCAAGAcactgaaaagagaaaaaaaaaaactgagctggACGATCAGGTGATTGCTTAGAAAGCAGTGTGAGTAATTAGCTTTTCAACACTATAAAAGTGTCGAAGGCACCCGTGTGATTGCAGTTGgctgtttttttgctttggtcAGTAGCGGTGGGTGATGAGAAGAATGTGAACTTCAGTGATCCCTGGCAGAAAGCAAACTTTGGTATTATGACTACttaagaaaaacaagaacagcGGAGTCCACAACAATTTGGACGATGACACGATTTATGTTGTTCTGGCTCTGCATTTCAGCACGTTGGATTAGAAGTAAAACAATGATGAATGTGAGGTCAAAGTACAGAtggtcagctttaatttatgTCCATTTAATGGGAACACTTTGAATGGAAAGATTTCTGAATATTCCAGAAGTTTTGCAACCCTAGTAGGAGTTACAGCCCTTTTTGTAAATAGTCTTTAGGGGACCAAAACTGTGGACAAGTGAACATAATAGTGTTctgttcacctgatatggaCGTAAATACCCTCAAAGCTGACGGTCTGAACCACATATTtattgcttcatttcaaatccaaagtcCTGAAGCACAGAGCCAAAGGAATACAACTAGTGTCACTGTCCCGATACTTatgtactgcactgtatgttGTTTTCAACATCTCTGCAGTGCTCACTGATCCATTGCGCGCATGAAGATGAAATTCTCAACTGTAACCCCAGCAGGTAAGCTTTGGTTCTTTAGACAGACCTGCATTAGTAACATGAAAATGAGAACTAgatctaaaatataaaaaaatattgtgtggGTGCTTAGAGactgtaaataatgttttatttatttgttgctaCCTTCCAGTCACTTCCTGATGAATAACTTTGACCGTGGTCGTCAGGTGGTCAAGTCAGCAAATATGGATTTCAGAGAACTCGATTCACTTGCTGTGTAAGCAACTCCTTTGGTGGTAAATCACAGTACCTAATTTTCACCCCTAGATGGCGCAAAGGGCCAGCAAAACGGTCACAGCTGTTTAACAGTAATTTCATGTTGCGCTTTTTTACTGTTGATAACCCAGGTACTATACCACGGACGCCACAGAACTTGTGGACTTATGGATTAGTGTTTTATCTCGCACACTCTCAATGTGAATTACCTGCCTTATTTTTTGAGTCAGgttgtgaaataattttatttatatggccatattttatataatttgtaaAGTGAGAGACACTTAATATTTGTcctttttattcacattttacacTTTGTGACACATTTGTTctgaaaagaatgaaataaaaactaaaagtaAGACACATAATTGGTTGTCACTAGtgtcattttaatggaaatgttcATTTATGGGATTTCATTAAATACCGTAGACA from Anguilla rostrata isolate EN2019 chromosome 11, ASM1855537v3, whole genome shotgun sequence carries:
- the LOC135234678 gene encoding arf-GAP with GTPase, ANK repeat and PH domain-containing protein 2-like isoform X2, yielding MLKFISGIFAKSTPIPTSPASSVSPYGSIQRESSEEDASCALSQEWTLSRSVPELHLGVLGSRRSGKSALVHKFTTGAYLPLENQEGGRYKKEVLADGQSHLLLIREESTLPDAQFCSWVDAVILVFSLENEASFQEVYKNYSHLCAHRNIAEIPLIVVGTQDKISNTNPRVIEDARARQLCSDVRRCSYYETCATYGLNVERVFTEAAQRVAVMKRQMSIAAPCKSLPSSPSHSGASTPVSGAYPGQASNGAQSSDYSSSLPSTPVVSHKDMGRGVAGGDAGGSATPGPQRNVPRRRTSLFTNRRGSDSEKRASDSKADPSVGRGTPIRQGFLWKRSGSSLNKEWKKKYVTLASNGMLAYHTSVNDYTQNVHGKEMDLLRVTVKVPGKRPPRAVISAAPSPGLNGVVKDTPPGPEGAATVPVSSPTALLTVDEGGGSGPSPRADKVLKRCPSTLSNKAVSMDTAAEATASPAARDRAPSSPAAERKKHRRKKSMSQKGDSALGQAEAKRKMWKLKNFGSLRNIYKTEEENADFIMVSSSGQMWHFEAQSMEDRDAWVQAIESQILASLQSCESSRNKARRNSQSEAVAVQAIRNARGNGQCVDCGAPNPTWASLNLGALICIECSGIHRNLGTHLSRVRSLDLDDWPRELTLVLSAIGNHTANNVWESRTLGHQKPRPDASREERESWIRAKYEQKLFVAPLPAAMGSAATRLLSAVTQRDLPALLLLLAHSTKEEINAPTTPATPTTPTTPTATSPRHVRTALHAACQLGDVVMTQLLVWYGSDVKGRDSLGQSALTLARQSGSQECADILLQHGCPNDAPPALLTPGLRRKSSTASLSRANSRRGVS